From one Oceanimonas doudoroffii genomic stretch:
- a CDS encoding GNAT family N-acetyltransferase: MQPQQPVITLAPIASHQDTAIAQIIRTVGAEFGAVGEGFGPGDAEVQCMSRHYTAERNSRYLVAEMNGRVVGGAGLAPLGNDSKICELKKLFLLPEARGHGIGRRLAEACLDFARERGFSSCYLDTLSSMTDAIGLYERLGFRHLDQPLLASEHGGCDVWMLKAL; encoded by the coding sequence ATGCAGCCACAGCAGCCGGTCATTACCCTGGCGCCCATCGCATCACACCAGGATACTGCCATTGCCCAAATCATTCGCACCGTGGGCGCCGAATTCGGCGCCGTGGGCGAAGGGTTCGGCCCCGGGGACGCGGAAGTGCAGTGCATGAGCCGGCATTACACCGCCGAGCGCAACAGCCGCTACCTGGTGGCGGAGATGAACGGTCGAGTGGTGGGCGGTGCCGGACTGGCGCCGCTGGGAAACGACTCGAAAATCTGCGAGCTGAAAAAACTGTTCTTGCTGCCCGAGGCCCGGGGCCACGGCATTGGCCGGCGGCTCGCCGAAGCCTGTCTGGACTTTGCCCGGGAGCGGGGGTTTTCGTCCTGTTATCTCGACACCCTGAGCAGCATGACCGACGCCATTGGCCTTTATGAACGGTTGGGTTTTCGTCACCTCGATCAGCCGCTGCTGGCCTCTGAACACGGTGGCTGCGACGTCTGGATGTTAAAGGCGCTGTAA
- a CDS encoding cupin domain-containing protein produces MANLFHSLPTSLPEERFDELLRTPDVRIERILSRGHSSPAEGWYDQAEDEWVLVLSGSGTLEFEDGRRQRLEPGDHLHIPAHQKHRVSHTAPDEITLWLAVFFPAKH; encoded by the coding sequence ATGGCCAACCTGTTTCATTCACTGCCCACGAGCCTGCCCGAAGAGCGGTTTGACGAGCTGCTGCGCACCCCTGATGTGCGCATCGAGCGCATTTTGTCCCGTGGTCACAGCTCGCCCGCAGAAGGCTGGTACGATCAAGCCGAAGACGAATGGGTGCTGGTGCTCTCCGGCAGCGGCACCCTGGAGTTTGAGGATGGCCGCCGGCAGCGGCTTGAGCCCGGCGATCACCTGCATATTCCCGCCCATCAAAAGCACCGCGTCAGCCATACCGCCCCCGATGAGATCACCCTCTGGCTGGCGGTGTTTTTTCCTGCCAAACACTGA
- a CDS encoding NAD(P)H-dependent flavin oxidoreductase encodes MSPRHALVHQLGIPYPLIQAPMAGVSTPELAAAVSNAGGLGSLGIGASSVSEARRQIEQTQRLTDRPFNVNVFCHAPARRNASLEADWLAYLTPLFAEQGIEPPARLEEIYTSFNHNRPMQDLLVELRPAVVSFHFGLPAAQLLDRLHDAGVITLASATSLEEARQIDAAGIHGIVAQGIEAGGHRGIFDPDAPDSQWTTAELVALLAEKCRGPVIAAGGIMDGQDMQSMLALGAAAVQLGTAFVACPESAASAAYRRQLLEASEDQTRLTRTLSGRPARGLANRFIRYAEAAGAPAPPDYPVAYDAAKRLHGAAVVRGCHDFAAHWAGQGAARARAMPAAELVASLVQEARWQP; translated from the coding sequence ATGTCACCACGCCACGCGCTTGTGCACCAGCTTGGAATACCTTACCCCCTAATTCAGGCCCCGATGGCGGGGGTGTCCACGCCCGAGCTTGCCGCCGCCGTGTCCAACGCCGGTGGTCTCGGCTCCCTCGGTATCGGTGCCAGCTCGGTGAGTGAGGCCCGTCGCCAGATTGAACAGACGCAACGGCTTACCGACAGGCCATTCAACGTGAATGTCTTCTGCCATGCGCCGGCCCGCCGCAATGCGTCACTCGAAGCCGACTGGCTGGCGTATTTGACGCCGCTTTTTGCCGAGCAGGGTATAGAGCCGCCGGCCCGGCTGGAAGAAATTTATACCAGTTTCAATCACAACCGGCCCATGCAGGATTTGCTGGTGGAGTTGCGTCCGGCCGTGGTGAGTTTTCACTTCGGCCTGCCCGCTGCGCAACTGCTCGACCGGCTGCACGATGCCGGGGTGATCACCCTGGCCAGTGCCACCAGTCTGGAAGAAGCCCGGCAAATTGATGCCGCCGGCATTCACGGCATTGTGGCCCAGGGCATAGAGGCTGGCGGGCACAGGGGCATTTTTGACCCCGATGCCCCCGACTCGCAATGGACGACCGCCGAGCTGGTGGCCTTGCTGGCTGAGAAATGTCGTGGGCCGGTGATCGCCGCCGGCGGCATCATGGATGGCCAGGACATGCAAAGCATGTTGGCCTTGGGCGCCGCGGCGGTGCAGCTGGGTACCGCCTTTGTGGCCTGCCCGGAATCGGCGGCCAGTGCCGCCTACCGGCGGCAATTGCTCGAGGCCAGCGAGGACCAGACCCGGCTGACCCGCACCCTTTCCGGTCGTCCGGCGCGAGGGCTGGCTAACCGCTTTATCCGCTATGCGGAAGCGGCCGGGGCGCCAGCTCCGCCCGACTACCCGGTGGCCTATGACGCGGCCAAGCGGCTGCATGGCGCCGCCGTGGTCCGGGGCTGCCATGACTTCGCCGCCCACTGGGCGGGTCAGGGGGCGGCGCGGGCGAGGGCCATGCCGGCGGCCGAACTGGTGGCCAGCCTGGTGCAAGAGGCGCGATGGCAGCCTTGA
- a CDS encoding patatin-like phospholipase family protein — protein sequence MMDFKGASTALVLAGGGSLGAVQVGMLQALLEHGFRADMVVGASVGAINGAYFAARPHRRGVEELADIWLALRSEDVFPIHTFSALKSLLLGQNHLVQADALGHLLERRLPVSRIEDTELPLHIVATELLTGQETVLSNGPLLEALLASAAIPVVYPHREIAGKALVDGSVASNTPIASAVALGAERLVVLPTGFGCACPAVPATMASLALHTLNLLSMWQLVRDVEHYQDRADIHVVAPLCPQAVSVFDFSVTAGLLRRARLHTQRWLREGGMAHRGVPESLRPHQHGDGM from the coding sequence ATGATGGATTTCAAAGGAGCCAGCACGGCCCTGGTGCTGGCCGGTGGCGGCAGTCTGGGCGCGGTACAGGTGGGCATGCTGCAGGCGCTGCTGGAGCACGGTTTTCGCGCCGACATGGTGGTGGGAGCCTCGGTGGGGGCCATTAACGGCGCCTATTTCGCCGCCCGGCCGCACCGGCGCGGGGTTGAAGAGCTGGCCGACATCTGGCTGGCGCTGCGCAGTGAAGACGTGTTTCCCATTCATACCTTCAGCGCGCTCAAGTCATTGCTGCTGGGGCAGAACCACCTGGTGCAGGCCGACGCCCTGGGTCATCTGCTCGAGCGCCGCTTGCCGGTGAGCCGCATCGAGGATACCGAACTGCCCCTGCACATTGTGGCCACCGAGCTGCTTACCGGGCAGGAAACCGTGCTGTCGAACGGACCACTGCTTGAGGCCTTGCTGGCCAGCGCTGCCATTCCGGTGGTGTATCCGCACCGGGAGATCGCGGGCAAGGCACTGGTGGACGGCAGTGTGGCCAGCAACACCCCCATCGCCAGCGCCGTGGCACTGGGGGCGGAGCGGCTGGTGGTGCTGCCCACCGGGTTTGGCTGTGCCTGCCCGGCGGTGCCGGCGACCATGGCCTCGCTGGCCCTGCATACCCTCAACCTGCTCAGCATGTGGCAACTGGTGCGTGACGTGGAGCACTATCAGGACAGGGCCGACATTCATGTGGTGGCGCCGCTGTGCCCGCAGGCGGTGTCGGTGTTCGACTTTTCGGTGACCGCAGGGCTGCTGCGCCGGGCCCGGCTGCACACCCAGCGCTGGTTGCGGGAAGGGGGCATGGCTCACCGGGGCGTGCCCGAGAGCCTGCGGCCCCACCAGCATGGCGACGGCATGTAA
- a CDS encoding sodium:solute symporter family transporter produces the protein MVEFPVIALVVMLAGVGLLSLMLAPRVRTAEGFFAGQNEQGGAPGLLTLVFSQVTTWIFARSLLNAAILGYFYGVAGALAYSAYYGSFLTGWLIVDRLRYRYGAHNIQGFLAARFGRVGVSCYNLLISLRLLSEVFANLLVVGMVFGLAGSQAHTVAMVAVAGLTLLYSMSGGLRASLRTDVLQVGLLLVLIALLTLQALMHPLFSWPAVLASSPEWTSPGWILLAVALLQVLSYPLHDPVMMDRGFLADRGTTRRSFIHAFWLSALLILAFGLLGVFAGLQATDGEELLPALQRLLGTHAMLLLGLALVISAASTLDSTLASAAKLMVMDMGLGRPTAGSGRLAMAGFALGGLVLVFTGSQDLFDAVAVSGTASLALTPLILFCILGGREVARWSFVLTFVLAVAGAALYFLEKGGHVSLIGPWFGVEHSYAKLLVITLVILAAGLLSFFLGLKPRAPAAHTAGNSEDSNT, from the coding sequence ATGGTTGAATTTCCCGTTATCGCCTTGGTGGTCATGCTGGCCGGCGTAGGCCTGCTGAGCCTGATGCTGGCCCCCAGGGTGCGCACCGCCGAGGGCTTTTTTGCCGGACAGAACGAACAGGGTGGGGCGCCAGGGTTGCTGACCCTGGTGTTTTCCCAGGTTACCACCTGGATCTTTGCCCGCTCCCTGCTCAACGCCGCCATTCTTGGTTATTTCTACGGCGTGGCCGGGGCCCTGGCCTACAGCGCCTATTACGGCTCCTTTCTTACCGGCTGGTTGATTGTGGACCGGCTGCGTTATCGCTACGGGGCCCACAACATTCAGGGCTTTCTTGCCGCGCGCTTTGGCCGGGTGGGAGTGAGTTGCTACAACCTGCTGATCTCGTTGCGGCTGCTCAGTGAGGTGTTTGCCAACCTGCTGGTGGTGGGCATGGTGTTTGGTCTGGCCGGCAGCCAGGCCCACACCGTCGCCATGGTGGCGGTGGCCGGGCTGACCCTGCTCTATTCCATGAGCGGCGGGCTGCGGGCCTCGCTGCGCACCGATGTGCTGCAAGTGGGGTTGTTGCTGGTGCTGATCGCGTTGCTCACCCTGCAAGCGCTTATGCACCCCTTGTTCAGCTGGCCGGCGGTGCTGGCCAGCAGTCCGGAGTGGACCAGCCCGGGCTGGATCTTACTGGCGGTGGCGCTGCTGCAGGTGCTGAGTTACCCGCTGCACGATCCGGTGATGATGGACAGGGGCTTTCTCGCCGACCGAGGCACCACCCGGCGCAGCTTTATTCATGCCTTCTGGCTGTCGGCCCTGTTGATCCTGGCCTTTGGTCTGCTGGGGGTCTTTGCCGGGCTGCAGGCCACCGATGGAGAGGAATTGCTGCCCGCCCTGCAGCGCCTGTTGGGCACCCATGCCATGCTGCTGCTGGGACTGGCGCTGGTGATATCGGCCGCTTCTACCCTGGACTCTACCCTGGCCAGCGCCGCCAAGCTGATGGTGATGGACATGGGGCTGGGCCGGCCCACCGCCGGCAGTGGCCGGCTGGCCATGGCCGGCTTTGCCCTGGGTGGCCTGGTGCTGGTGTTTACCGGCAGCCAGGACCTGTTTGACGCGGTGGCGGTGAGCGGCACCGCGTCGCTGGCACTGACGCCGCTGATCCTGTTCTGCATTCTGGGCGGGCGCGAGGTGGCGCGCTGGAGCTTTGTGCTGACCTTTGTCCTGGCGGTGGCCGGCGCCGCGCTTTATTTCCTGGAAAAAGGCGGCCATGTCAGCCTGATTGGCCCGTGGTTTGGCGTGGAGCACAGCTACGCCAAGTTGCTGGTGATCACCCTGGTGATACTGGCCGCCGGTCTGCTGAGCTTTTTTCTGGGGCTCAAGCCCCGCGCACCCGCGGCGCACACGGCGGGTAATTCCGAAGATTCCAACACCTGA
- a CDS encoding efflux RND transporter permease subunit: MPAFTDLFVRRPVLALVVSLIIVIAGAQAWWSLSVRQYPESENASVIVATPYVGASAEVVRGFVTTAIEGAIASADGIDYVESKSLLGLSLVTARLKLNYPPTQALADITAKVNEVRNQLPAEAEVPAISVQSADSEFAAAYLSFSSERLSQSEITDYLVRMVQPRLAALPGVQRAEIFGARTFAMRVWLQPERLAALGISPAEVSQALAANNFLSAVGSTKGALVQVYLTANTDLHRPEQFRQLVVRASGDTLVRLEDVARVELGAEDYDTEVSFNGQTAVFMGIFPLPNTNVIEVIAGVRADLASLKADLPAGMAAEIGYDASEYVDNAIREVVGTLMETLLIVVAVIFVFLGSWRSVLVPVVAIPVSLIGAVFLMQLFGFTLNLLTLLAIVLSVGLVVDDAIVMVENVERHLREGRTPKEAALIGARELMGPVIAMTMTLAAVYIPVGLQGGLTGSLFREFALTLAGAVIISGLVALTLSPTMSAALLKSAEREERGLTGRVNHAFDRLRLAYGRWLAQVLARRTAVYVLWGGLGLLVVPMYLFSPRELAPLEDQGFMFGIVNNAANASADQKVHFGRAAERVFLEAPERALTFQILLSPSDPFAAALGVGGFSGMVVKPWDQRTRSIREMVPEIQSGMNAIPGLQVFVAQPPALPGGSNFPVEFVITSTDEPADMLVYARQLQQAAMESGLFYFPPEIDLKIDQPQTEIVLDYQKLAALGLTQRQVGLDLGAALGGNYVNRFNIDGRAYKVIPQLVRAERLNPEQLGDIYLRGPGAQLVPLSAIARLENSTVPRSLNRFQQLNAIKLSGLTGRLDEGLAALENAARELLPADYTINYTGESRQLRTEGGKFLPALGLAIVMIFLVLAVQFNSFRDPLVILLGSVPLAMFGALIFTVLKMPNPDLPFWTDGWTTTLNIYAQVGLVTLVGLVAKNGILIVEFANGLQRQGRAKAEAIEQAAMTRLRPVLMTSAATVAGHFPLILVDGPGAAARNAIGLVLVGGMAIGTFFTLFVVPSLYLLLARRHGGAKEA, from the coding sequence ATGCCCGCCTTTACCGACTTGTTCGTGCGACGCCCGGTGCTGGCCCTGGTGGTCAGCCTGATCATCGTGATTGCCGGGGCCCAGGCCTGGTGGTCGCTCAGCGTACGCCAATATCCCGAAAGCGAGAACGCCTCGGTGATCGTGGCCACCCCTTACGTGGGTGCCAGTGCCGAAGTGGTGCGCGGCTTTGTCACCACTGCCATTGAAGGGGCCATCGCGTCTGCCGACGGCATTGATTATGTGGAGTCCAAGAGTCTGCTGGGCCTGTCCCTGGTCACCGCCCGGCTCAAGCTCAACTACCCGCCCACCCAGGCCCTGGCCGACATTACCGCCAAGGTCAACGAGGTACGCAACCAGTTGCCCGCCGAGGCCGAGGTGCCCGCCATCAGCGTGCAGTCGGCAGACTCCGAGTTTGCCGCCGCCTATCTGAGTTTTTCTTCCGAGCGGCTGTCCCAGAGCGAGATTACCGACTATCTGGTGCGCATGGTGCAGCCCAGGCTGGCGGCCCTGCCCGGGGTGCAGCGGGCCGAGATCTTCGGCGCCCGCACCTTTGCCATGCGGGTGTGGCTGCAACCCGAGCGGCTGGCGGCCCTGGGCATCAGCCCCGCCGAGGTGAGCCAGGCCCTGGCCGCCAACAATTTTCTGTCGGCGGTGGGCAGCACCAAGGGCGCCCTGGTGCAGGTCTATCTCACCGCCAATACCGATCTGCACCGTCCCGAGCAATTTCGGCAACTGGTGGTCAGGGCCAGTGGTGACACCCTGGTGCGGCTGGAAGACGTGGCCCGGGTGGAGCTGGGGGCGGAAGACTACGACACCGAGGTCAGCTTCAACGGCCAGACGGCGGTGTTTATGGGGATCTTTCCGCTGCCCAATACCAATGTGATCGAGGTGATTGCCGGGGTGCGCGCCGATCTCGCCAGCCTCAAGGCGGATCTGCCCGCCGGCATGGCGGCGGAAATTGGCTACGATGCCTCGGAATACGTGGACAACGCCATTCGTGAGGTGGTCGGCACCCTGATGGAAACCCTGCTGATTGTGGTGGCGGTGATCTTTGTATTTCTCGGCTCCTGGCGCTCGGTGCTGGTGCCGGTGGTGGCCATTCCGGTGTCCCTTATCGGCGCCGTGTTTCTGATGCAGCTGTTTGGTTTTACCCTCAACCTGCTCACCCTGCTGGCCATCGTGCTGTCGGTAGGACTGGTGGTGGACGACGCCATCGTCATGGTGGAAAACGTGGAGCGGCACTTGCGGGAAGGCCGTACGCCAAAGGAAGCGGCGCTCATCGGCGCTCGGGAGCTGATGGGGCCGGTGATCGCCATGACCATGACCCTGGCGGCGGTGTACATTCCCGTGGGACTGCAGGGCGGGTTGACCGGCTCGCTGTTTCGGGAATTTGCCCTCACCCTGGCGGGGGCGGTGATCATCTCCGGCCTGGTGGCGCTGACCCTGTCGCCCACCATGAGCGCGGCCCTGCTGAAGAGCGCCGAGCGTGAAGAGCGGGGCCTCACCGGACGGGTCAACCACGCCTTTGACCGGCTGCGACTGGCCTATGGTCGCTGGCTGGCGCAGGTATTGGCCCGGCGCACGGCAGTGTATGTGCTCTGGGGCGGCCTGGGGCTGCTGGTGGTGCCCATGTACCTGTTTTCTCCCAGGGAGCTGGCGCCGCTGGAGGATCAGGGCTTTATGTTCGGCATCGTCAACAACGCCGCCAACGCTTCGGCGGATCAGAAGGTACATTTTGGCCGGGCGGCAGAGCGCGTGTTTCTCGAGGCGCCGGAGCGGGCGCTGACCTTTCAGATTTTGTTGTCGCCCTCGGATCCCTTTGCCGCCGCCCTGGGGGTGGGCGGCTTCAGCGGCATGGTGGTCAAACCCTGGGATCAGCGCACACGCAGCATTCGCGAGATGGTGCCGGAGATACAATCGGGCATGAACGCCATTCCCGGTTTGCAGGTGTTTGTGGCCCAGCCTCCGGCCCTGCCCGGCGGCAGCAACTTTCCGGTGGAGTTTGTGATCACCTCCACCGACGAGCCCGCCGACATGCTGGTTTATGCCCGGCAATTGCAGCAGGCGGCCATGGAGAGCGGACTGTTTTACTTTCCGCCGGAGATCGATCTGAAAATCGACCAGCCCCAGACCGAGATCGTGCTCGACTACCAGAAGCTGGCGGCACTGGGGCTCACCCAGCGCCAGGTGGGCCTGGATCTGGGGGCGGCCCTGGGGGGCAACTACGTCAACCGCTTCAATATTGACGGTCGCGCCTACAAGGTCATTCCGCAACTGGTGCGGGCCGAGCGGCTCAACCCGGAGCAGCTGGGTGATATTTACCTGCGCGGACCGGGTGCGCAGCTGGTGCCGTTGTCGGCCATCGCACGGCTTGAAAACAGCACGGTGCCGCGCTCCCTCAACCGCTTTCAGCAGCTTAACGCCATCAAGCTTTCGGGCCTGACCGGGAGGCTGGACGAAGGCCTGGCGGCGCTGGAAAACGCGGCCCGCGAACTGCTGCCGGCGGATTACACCATCAACTACACCGGCGAATCCCGTCAGCTGCGCACCGAAGGGGGCAAGTTTCTGCCGGCGCTGGGGCTGGCCATCGTGATGATTTTTCTGGTGCTGGCGGTGCAGTTCAACTCCTTTCGCGATCCCCTGGTGATCCTGCTGGGCTCGGTGCCCCTGGCGATGTTTGGCGCGCTTATTTTTACGGTGCTGAAAATGCCCAACCCGGATCTGCCGTTCTGGACCGACGGCTGGACCACTACCCTGAACATCTATGCTCAGGTAGGGCTGGTTACCCTGGTGGGACTGGTGGCCAAGAACGGCATTCTGATCGTGGAATTCGCCAACGGCCTGCAGCGCCAGGGCCGGGCCAAGGCCGAGGCCATCGAGCAGGCGGCCATGACCCGACTGCGGCCGGTGCTGATGACCTCGGCCGCCACCGTGGCCGGGCACTTTCCGCTGATCCTGGTGGACGGGCCCGGCGCGGCAGCCCGCAACGCCATCGGCCTGGTGCTGGTGGGGGGCATGGCCATCGGCACCTTCTTCACCCTGTTTGTGGTGCCCTCGCTTTACCTGCTGCTGGCGCGCCGGCACGGCGGCGCCAAGGAGGCATAA
- a CDS encoding AraC family transcriptional regulator: MPQVELRRSDDGRAVGYAAHSHPQWSLGAITAGESSFLYRQARYRVAAGNLVLMNPDWVHACNPVEGKPWAYYMMYVDTACLQAPRLPLLQKQTALVEYLESLMQHLAGHSVPYPAPVPKRLRQLADYLDAHSLEEVSLDELCSQCGYSAGHLVRVFRQHFGITPHAYLLNRRVQHGQRQLKAGVPIAEVALNMGFSDQAHFQRTFKRLVAATPAQYRSK, encoded by the coding sequence ATGCCGCAGGTAGAGCTGCGCCGTAGCGATGACGGGCGCGCTGTCGGTTACGCGGCTCACAGTCACCCCCAATGGTCCCTGGGTGCCATTACTGCAGGTGAAAGCAGCTTTTTGTATCGCCAGGCCCGCTACCGTGTCGCTGCCGGCAATCTGGTATTGATGAACCCGGACTGGGTGCATGCCTGTAATCCCGTTGAGGGCAAGCCCTGGGCCTACTACATGATGTATGTGGATACCGCCTGTCTGCAGGCCCCCCGGCTGCCGTTGCTGCAAAAGCAGACGGCGCTGGTGGAATATCTGGAAAGCCTGATGCAGCATCTGGCAGGACATTCGGTGCCGTATCCGGCGCCGGTGCCGAAAAGGCTGCGCCAGTTGGCCGATTACCTTGACGCCCACAGCCTTGAAGAGGTGTCACTCGATGAGCTGTGCAGCCAGTGCGGCTACAGCGCCGGCCATCTGGTGCGTGTATTCAGGCAGCACTTTGGCATTACGCCCCATGCCTACCTGCTCAACCGACGGGTCCAGCATGGCCAGCGGCAACTGAAGGCGGGTGTGCCTATCGCCGAGGTGGCACTCAATATGGGGTTTTCCGATCAGGCGCATTTTCAGCGTACCTTCAAGCGACTGGTGGCCGCCACGCCGGCTCAGTATCGCAGCAAGTAG